The sequence below is a genomic window from Gammaproteobacteria bacterium.
GTGGGCAAGACCGTGAACATGATGGAGCTGATCCGCAACATCGCCATCGAGCACAGCGGCTATTCCGTGTTCGCCGGGGTGGGTGAACGGACCCGGGAAGGCAATGACTTCTATCATGAGATGAAGGACTCCAACGTTCTCGACAAAGTGTCGCTGGTCTACGGCCAGATGAATGAGCCGCCGGGCAACCGTCTGCGGGTCGCCCTGACCGGTCTGACCATGGCGGAGTTCTTCCGTGACGAAGGCCGCGACGTCTTGTTCTTCGTGGACAACATCTACCGTTACACCCTGGCCGGTACCGAAGTCTCGGCCCTGCTGGGCCGGATGCCCTCAGCGGTGGGTTATCAGCCGACCCTGGCGGAGGAGATGGGGATGCTGCAAGAGCGTATCACCTCCACCAAGACCGGCTCCATCACCTCCATCCAGGCCGTGTACGTGCCCGCGGACGACTTGACCGATCCCTCGCCCGCCACCACCTTTGCCCACCTGGATGCCACTGTGGTGTTGTCCCGCAACATCGCCGAGCTGGGTATCTACCCGGCGGTGGATCCGCTGGATTCCACCAGCCGGCAGCTCGATCCCCTGGTGGTCGGTCAGGAACATTACGAAACGGCCCGGGCGGTGCAGAATATCCTGCAACGCTACAAAGAGCTGAAAGACATCATCGCCATTTTGGGGATGGATGAGCTGTCCGAGGACGACAAGCTGACCGTGGCCCGGGCCCGGAAAATCCAGCGCTTTTTGTCCCAGCCTTTCTTCGTGGCGGAAGTATTCACCAACTCACCGGGCAAGTACGTGCCGCTGAAAGACACCATTGCCGGCTTCAAAGCCATCGTCAATGGCGAGTACGATCACCTGCCCGAGCAGGCGTTCTACATGGTGGGTTCCATCGAAGAAGCCGTGGAACGGGCGAAGAAACTTTAAGTGTTGCCCGGGGCGC
It includes:
- the atpD gene encoding F0F1 ATP synthase subunit beta, giving the protein MSSGNIVQIIGAVIDVEFPRDAMPRVYDALKVEETGLTLEVQQQLGDGVVRTIAMGSTDGLKRGLATTATGAPISVPVGTKTLGRIMDVLGNPIDEAGPIGEDERWSIHRKAPSFEEQSPTTELLETGIKVIDLICPFAKGGKVGLFGGAGVGKTVNMMELIRNIAIEHSGYSVFAGVGERTREGNDFYHEMKDSNVLDKVSLVYGQMNEPPGNRLRVALTGLTMAEFFRDEGRDVLFFVDNIYRYTLAGTEVSALLGRMPSAVGYQPTLAEEMGMLQERITSTKTGSITSIQAVYVPADDLTDPSPATTFAHLDATVVLSRNIAELGIYPAVDPLDSTSRQLDPLVVGQEHYETARAVQNILQRYKELKDIIAILGMDELSEDDKLTVARARKIQRFLSQPFFVAEVFTNSPGKYVPLKDTIAGFKAIVNGEYDHLPEQAFYMVGSIEEAVERAKKL